From one Simplicispira suum genomic stretch:
- a CDS encoding malonate--CoA ligase, with the protein MPANENLFAALRAAFPEDLSATAIEAIAPDGSTLYYTWADLDHASARIANLMDSLNLPQGARVAVQVEKSVETLTLYLATLRAGLVFLPLNTAYRSAEIEYFVRDAEPAVVVCTPAAFGWVSKIAFQAGTQAVYTLGDDRSGSLLERAAHHAETHTPAVCAADTLAAIVYTSGTTGRSKGAMLTHGNLLANAVMLKEYWGWRKDDVLIHALPIFHVHGLFVAIHAALLGASKMLWFAKFDPAAVVAALPRATVFMGVPTLYVRMLGETALNRNAVSNMRLFISGSAPLLIETFREWQERTGHTILERYGMSETTMLTSNPYGPDARYDNQSERRGGTVGFPLPGVDLRVADAQDRALPAGEIGGIQVRGASVFGGYWRMPEKTAQEFTRDGWFRTGDVGQVDARGYVHIVGRSKDLIISGGYNVYPAEIEGVLNELPGVQESAVVGVPHPDFGEVGVAVVVARPGSQPAPEALLGTLKTQLANYKIPKHCVLVPDLPRNTMGKVQKNLLREAYGGLFAAAK; encoded by the coding sequence ATGCCCGCCAATGAGAACCTGTTTGCCGCGCTGCGCGCGGCTTTTCCGGAAGACCTGAGCGCCACCGCCATTGAAGCGATTGCGCCCGATGGCAGCACGCTTTACTACACCTGGGCCGACCTGGACCATGCCAGCGCACGCATTGCCAATCTGATGGACAGCCTGAATCTGCCCCAGGGCGCGCGCGTCGCCGTGCAGGTGGAAAAGTCGGTGGAAACTCTGACTCTGTACCTGGCCACACTGCGCGCCGGGCTGGTGTTTCTGCCGCTCAATACCGCCTACCGCAGTGCCGAGATCGAATACTTCGTGCGCGATGCCGAGCCGGCCGTGGTGGTCTGCACGCCCGCCGCTTTTGGCTGGGTGTCCAAGATCGCATTTCAAGCCGGCACGCAGGCCGTGTACACGTTGGGCGACGACCGCAGCGGCAGCCTGCTGGAGCGCGCAGCCCACCATGCCGAAACGCACACGCCGGCTGTCTGCGCTGCCGACACCCTGGCAGCCATCGTCTACACCAGCGGCACCACCGGCCGCAGCAAGGGCGCCATGCTGACACACGGCAATCTGCTGGCCAACGCCGTCATGCTGAAAGAGTACTGGGGTTGGCGCAAGGACGACGTGCTGATCCACGCGCTACCCATCTTCCACGTGCATGGCCTGTTTGTCGCCATCCACGCTGCGCTGTTGGGCGCCAGCAAAATGCTCTGGTTCGCCAAGTTTGATCCCGCCGCCGTGGTGGCCGCGCTGCCCCGCGCCACGGTCTTCATGGGCGTGCCCACGCTGTACGTGCGCATGCTGGGAGAGACAGCTTTGAACCGCAACGCGGTGTCCAACATGCGGCTGTTCATCTCCGGCTCGGCGCCGCTGCTGATCGAGACCTTCCGCGAATGGCAGGAGCGCACGGGCCACACGATTCTGGAGCGCTACGGCATGAGCGAAACCACCATGCTCACCAGCAACCCCTACGGCCCGGACGCCCGCTACGACAACCAGAGCGAGCGGCGCGGCGGCACCGTGGGCTTCCCTTTGCCTGGGGTGGACCTGCGGGTGGCGGACGCGCAAGACCGGGCGCTCCCCGCCGGCGAGATCGGTGGCATTCAGGTGCGCGGCGCCAGCGTGTTTGGCGGCTACTGGCGCATGCCCGAGAAGACTGCGCAGGAGTTCACGCGGGACGGGTGGTTCCGTACCGGTGACGTGGGCCAGGTCGATGCGCGTGGCTACGTGCACATCGTCGGGCGCAGCAAGGACCTCATCATCAGCGGCGGCTACAACGTCTATCCGGCCGAGATCGAGGGCGTGCTGAACGAACTGCCCGGCGTGCAGGAGAGCGCCGTGGTCGGCGTGCCGCACCCCGATTTCGGCGAGGTCGGCGTGGCGGTGGTGGTGGCGCGGCCAGGCAGTCAGCCGGCGCCCGAAGCCCTGCTGGGCACGCTCAAGACCCAGCTTGCGAACTACAAGATTCCCAAGCACTGCGTGCTGGTTCCCGACTTGCCGCGCAACACCATGGGCAAGGTGCAAAAAAACCTGCTGCGCGAAGCGTATGGCGGCCTGTTTGCGGCAGCCAAATAG
- a CDS encoding enoyl-CoA hydratase/isomerase family protein: METGHIRIEPLEGVASGWRVVLSNPGRLNAMSRAMWGELKSAFEQINADAGVRCVLVEGEGGAFCAGGDISEYPAFRFDEAALREFHETEVWGALAAMLACDAPIVASIAGACMGAGVEIASCCDIRIAGASARFGAPIARLGFPMAPREAQLVAGALGEAVARQMLLEAATFSAAEMQACGFLSRVVDNDAVAAEALASAGRIAALAPQAARLNKQTLRALKSPSTLAGYAQAAMEDIVNSAYMYADSAEHREGIDAFLAKRPANF, encoded by the coding sequence ATGGAAACGGGGCATATCCGCATCGAGCCGCTGGAGGGCGTCGCAAGCGGCTGGCGCGTGGTGCTCAGCAACCCCGGCCGCCTCAACGCCATGTCGCGCGCCATGTGGGGCGAATTGAAATCCGCGTTTGAGCAGATCAACGCCGATGCGGGCGTTCGCTGCGTGCTGGTGGAAGGTGAGGGCGGCGCATTTTGTGCCGGTGGCGACATTTCGGAGTACCCGGCGTTTCGCTTTGACGAAGCAGCGCTGCGTGAATTTCACGAAACCGAGGTGTGGGGCGCACTCGCTGCCATGCTGGCTTGCGACGCACCCATCGTCGCCAGCATTGCCGGCGCCTGCATGGGCGCTGGCGTCGAAATTGCCAGCTGCTGCGATATCCGTATTGCCGGCGCGTCGGCCCGTTTTGGCGCACCCATTGCGCGGCTGGGTTTCCCCATGGCACCCCGCGAGGCGCAACTGGTAGCCGGCGCTTTGGGCGAGGCGGTAGCGCGGCAAATGCTGCTGGAAGCGGCCACGTTTTCTGCGGCGGAGATGCAGGCCTGTGGTTTTCTCTCGCGCGTCGTGGACAACGACGCCGTGGCCGCCGAGGCCCTCGCCAGCGCCGGCCGCATCGCTGCCCTCGCGCCGCAGGCGGCGCGCCTGAACAAGCAGACACTTCGGGCCTTAAAATCGCCTTCCACGCTTGCTGGGTATGCGCAAGCTGCTATGGAAGACATAGTAAATAGCGCCTACATGTATGCCGACAGCGCGGAGCACCGCGAGGGCATCGACGCCTTTCTCGCCAAGCGTCCAGCCAACTTCTGA
- a CDS encoding malonyl-CoA decarboxylase: MNNVPEWISRSVSLLTSARSAADANAPVVEKPKTERSTHVRLQASMRRGEECLSPRALRRLLTQLQDVIAPRVSEVEGGRRAQALAAWYEDAEPGERRDFWLLLCEQFSPDASRFKTARERYEAAVGTPNEAQAEIALRRAMTSPRTRLLQRFAAFPDGMRFLIELRAELLKALKTDKRLLALDAELEQLFSTWFDVAFLQLKRLSWDSPASLIEKLIKYEAVHDIRSWADLKNRLAGDRRCYGFFHPSLPTEPLIFVEVALVEHLSDSIAPLLDETVAQVPLDRATTAIFYSISSTQTGLRGVSFGDSLIKTVAETLSAEFPRLRQFATLSPIPGFRAWLGKNAAQASERLDDKRRAELAGALALDGPEALTSAALLAAAEQASTLEARAPVALWLQQCAARYLALEMVDGRPVDPVARFHLGNGARIERVNWAGDRSAKGHKQAYGLMVNYLYDLKRIDKHRSQLAEGKIAASREVEKMAAGG, from the coding sequence ATGAACAACGTTCCCGAATGGATTTCGCGCAGCGTGTCGCTGCTGACCAGCGCCCGCTCGGCTGCCGACGCCAATGCCCCTGTGGTCGAAAAGCCGAAAACCGAACGCAGCACCCACGTGCGCTTGCAGGCCTCGATGCGTCGGGGAGAGGAATGCCTCTCACCGCGCGCGCTGCGCCGACTGCTGACGCAGTTGCAGGACGTGATTGCGCCGCGCGTGAGCGAAGTGGAGGGCGGACGCCGCGCACAGGCTCTGGCTGCATGGTACGAAGACGCTGAGCCCGGCGAGCGGCGCGACTTCTGGCTCCTTTTGTGCGAGCAGTTTTCACCCGATGCCTCGCGCTTCAAGACTGCGCGCGAGCGCTACGAGGCCGCCGTCGGCACGCCCAATGAGGCGCAGGCTGAAATAGCGCTGCGCAGGGCCATGACTTCGCCGCGCACGCGCTTGCTGCAACGCTTTGCCGCGTTCCCGGACGGGATGCGCTTTCTCATCGAGCTGCGCGCCGAGCTGCTCAAGGCGCTCAAGACCGACAAGCGCCTGCTGGCGCTGGACGCCGAGCTGGAGCAGCTGTTTTCCACCTGGTTCGACGTTGCCTTTCTGCAGCTCAAGCGCCTGTCGTGGGACTCGCCCGCGTCCTTGATCGAAAAGCTCATCAAGTACGAGGCCGTGCACGACATCCGCAGTTGGGCCGACCTGAAAAACCGGCTGGCGGGCGACCGGCGCTGCTATGGCTTTTTTCACCCGAGCCTGCCGACCGAGCCCTTGATCTTTGTCGAGGTAGCGCTGGTCGAGCACCTCTCGGACAGCATTGCGCCGCTGCTTGACGAGACCGTGGCCCAGGTGCCGCTGGATCGTGCGACCACTGCCATCTTCTATTCCATCAGCAGTACGCAAACGGGGCTGCGCGGAGTGAGCTTTGGTGATTCGCTCATCAAGACCGTGGCCGAAACGCTGAGCGCCGAGTTCCCGCGACTGCGCCAGTTCGCCACGCTCTCGCCCATTCCGGGGTTTCGCGCGTGGTTGGGCAAGAACGCCGCTCAGGCGTCGGAGCGCCTGGACGACAAGCGCCGCGCCGAGCTGGCCGGAGCGCTGGCACTGGATGGACCAGAAGCGCTTACCAGCGCCGCGCTGCTGGCCGCCGCAGAGCAGGCCAGCACGCTGGAAGCCCGTGCGCCCGTGGCCCTGTGGCTGCAGCAATGCGCTGCGCGCTATCTGGCACTGGAAATGGTCGATGGCCGGCCCGTGGACCCGGTAGCGCGCTTTCACCTGGGCAATGGCGCGCGTATCGAGCGCGTCAACTGGGCGGGCGACCGCTCGGCCAAGGGCCACAAACAGGCCTACGGCCTGATGGTCAATTACCTGTACGACTTGAAGCGCATCGACAAGCACCGCAGCCAGTTGGCCGAAGGCAAGATTGCCGCGTCGCGCGAGGTTGAAAAGATGGCCGCTGGCGGCTGA
- a CDS encoding MerR family transcriptional regulator, giving the protein MSDGHTQSAGERQAAATEAARQVLADHFSDDVHSEIFGVTELCRAFDVTPRTLRFYEDKGLLSPRRINGTRVYSRRDRARLVLILRAKALGSSLAEIKQYLDMYGQAGEGREQQLRYVLERTDGAIAELEQKRAHIESSLAELRIINSGVRENLGLPPLEAG; this is encoded by the coding sequence ATGTCCGATGGCCACACGCAGAGCGCGGGCGAGCGCCAGGCTGCGGCCACCGAGGCGGCGCGCCAGGTGCTGGCCGATCACTTCTCGGACGACGTGCACTCCGAGATTTTCGGTGTCACCGAGCTGTGCAGGGCCTTTGATGTAACGCCGCGCACCCTGCGGTTTTACGAAGACAAGGGCTTGCTGAGCCCCAGGCGCATCAATGGAACGCGTGTCTACAGCCGGCGCGACCGTGCGCGCCTGGTGCTGATCCTGCGAGCCAAGGCGCTCGGCTCATCGCTGGCAGAAATCAAGCAGTACCTGGACATGTACGGCCAGGCGGGAGAAGGGCGTGAGCAGCAGCTGCGTTATGTGCTGGAGCGCACGGACGGCGCGATTGCCGAGCTGGAACAAAAGCGCGCCCACATCGAAAGCAGCCTGGCAGAGCTGCGCATCATCAACAGCGGCGTGCGAGAAAATTTGGGCTTGCCACCGCTGGAAGCGGGCTGA
- a CDS encoding SCP2 sterol-binding domain-containing protein, which yields MNLQECTDAIRAKVGDSSGLDAVLKFDCGADGQILIDGVSSPNTVSNEDGEADCTVEITLDNLNNLLTGKLDPVTGFMGGKFKVSGDMSIAMKLQRVI from the coding sequence ATGAACCTCCAGGAATGCACCGACGCCATCCGCGCCAAAGTGGGCGACAGCAGCGGCCTAGACGCCGTACTCAAATTCGACTGCGGAGCCGACGGCCAAATCCTTATTGACGGCGTTTCCAGCCCCAACACCGTCAGCAACGAAGACGGCGAGGCCGATTGCACGGTGGAGATCACCCTGGACAACCTGAACAACTTGCTCACTGGCAAACTCGATCCGGTCACGGGTTTCATGGGCGGCAAGTTCAAGGTCAGCGGCGACATGAGCATTGCCATGAAGCTGCAGCGGGTGATCTGA
- a CDS encoding SDR family oxidoreductase: MNPSTPPLQTTDATGKRYHSVFRDGLFTGRTFWVTGGGSGIGRCTAHELASLGARVVISGRTAEKLDRVAQEIREDGGLCETIAFDIRDEDAVKAAVAEVVARVGRIDGLVNNAGGQFPAPLQAISKRGFEAVVSNNLTGGFLMMREVFLQSMQEHGGAIVNMTADFRNGMPGMAHSGAARSGMSNLTMSAAFEWASSGVRVNAVAPGWVASSGMDSYGGAVKALIPKLREHVPLRRLATEAEISAAIVFLLSPGAAFITGITLQIDGAASLGAPLFPIMEHQRSQPFEGFHRAQTPEVLNP, translated from the coding sequence ATGAACCCATCTACTCCCCCACTCCAGACCACTGACGCCACCGGGAAGCGCTACCACAGCGTGTTCCGTGACGGGCTTTTCACAGGCCGCACCTTTTGGGTGACAGGAGGCGGCAGCGGCATTGGCCGCTGCACCGCACACGAGCTGGCCTCGCTGGGCGCGCGCGTTGTCATCAGCGGGCGCACCGCTGAAAAACTGGACCGCGTGGCCCAGGAAATCCGCGAGGACGGCGGCCTGTGCGAGACCATTGCCTTCGACATCCGCGACGAAGATGCCGTGAAGGCCGCCGTGGCCGAGGTGGTGGCGCGCGTCGGCCGCATCGACGGTCTGGTCAACAACGCAGGCGGCCAGTTCCCGGCGCCGCTGCAGGCCATCAGCAAGCGCGGCTTCGAAGCGGTGGTCAGCAACAACCTTACAGGCGGCTTTTTGATGATGCGCGAAGTGTTTCTGCAAAGCATGCAGGAGCATGGCGGCGCAATCGTCAACATGACGGCCGACTTTCGCAACGGCATGCCGGGCATGGCCCACTCGGGCGCTGCGCGCTCAGGCATGAGCAACCTGACCATGAGCGCGGCTTTTGAGTGGGCCAGCAGCGGCGTGCGTGTCAACGCGGTGGCCCCGGGCTGGGTGGCCTCCTCCGGCATGGACAGCTACGGGGGCGCTGTGAAAGCCCTGATCCCGAAGCTGCGCGAACACGTACCGCTGCGCCGCCTGGCAACCGAGGCAGAAATCAGCGCCGCCATCGTCTTCCTGCTCAGCCCCGGCGCCGCCTTCATCACCGGCATCACGCTGCAGATCGACGGCGCCGCCTCACTGGGTGCACCGCTTTTCCCCATCATGGAACACCAGCGGTCGCAGCCCTTTGAAGGCTTTCATCGCGCCCAGACGCCGGAGGTGCTGAATCCATGA
- a CDS encoding acyl-CoA carboxylase subunit beta, with amino-acid sequence MTALRSLIDTRSDAFRRNAERMAERLALVQGLQGKVVAESASKREKFEKKGQLLPRERVARLLDRGSSFLELSALAGLGMHDDDGKKAVLGGGSIVGIGQVAGKRVLISASDSAVKGGTVAPMGLKKGLRAQAIALQNKLPLIALVESGGANLMYQADIFVDGGRSFANQARLSAAGIPQIAVVHGSSTAGGAYLPGLSDYVVLVKDRSSIYLAGPPLVKAAIGEDTTDDELGGSDLHASVTGLGEYLAENDAHAIALARDLMDHLPWDDAGGPNTTARAPLYDAAELMGIVPADEREPYDAREIIARIVDGSHFLEFKASFDRDTLCGHARIDGHRVGIIANNGPIQPTGSVKAAQFIQLCDQSGTPLVFLQNTTGYMVGTAAERAGAIKHGSKMIQAVANARVPKFTIVVGGSFGAGNYGMCGRGFDPDFIFTWPTARTAVMGGAQAAMVMEMISRGKLERAGVPMNEQAEAGIQAMSDQLRRRLDAESDVLFGTARLWDDGIIDPRDTRSVLAQCLAMAHDARARALRPNTFGVARF; translated from the coding sequence ATGACAGCTCTGCGCTCCCTCATCGACACGCGCAGCGACGCCTTTCGCCGCAATGCCGAACGCATGGCCGAGCGCCTGGCCCTGGTGCAAGGCCTGCAGGGCAAGGTGGTGGCCGAGTCGGCCTCGAAACGCGAAAAATTCGAAAAAAAGGGCCAGCTGCTTCCGCGTGAGCGTGTGGCCCGCCTGCTCGACCGGGGCAGCAGCTTCCTGGAACTCTCGGCCCTGGCGGGGCTGGGCATGCACGACGACGACGGCAAGAAGGCCGTGCTGGGTGGTGGCTCCATCGTCGGCATCGGCCAGGTGGCGGGCAAGCGCGTGCTGATTTCCGCCAGCGACAGCGCCGTCAAGGGCGGTACCGTGGCGCCCATGGGCCTCAAGAAAGGCCTGCGCGCCCAGGCGATTGCACTGCAGAACAAGCTGCCGCTGATTGCGCTGGTCGAATCGGGCGGCGCCAACCTGATGTACCAGGCCGACATTTTTGTCGATGGCGGGCGCAGCTTTGCCAACCAGGCACGCCTGTCAGCCGCCGGTATTCCGCAAATTGCCGTGGTGCACGGGTCATCGACGGCCGGCGGCGCCTACCTGCCCGGCCTGTCCGACTATGTGGTGCTGGTGAAAGACCGCTCCAGCATCTACCTGGCGGGCCCGCCCCTGGTGAAAGCCGCCATTGGCGAAGACACCACCGACGACGAACTGGGCGGCAGCGACCTGCACGCCAGCGTGACCGGCCTGGGCGAATACCTGGCCGAGAACGATGCCCACGCCATCGCCCTGGCACGCGATCTGATGGACCACCTGCCCTGGGACGATGCAGGCGGCCCGAATACCACTGCGCGCGCGCCGCTGTACGACGCTGCCGAACTGATGGGCATTGTGCCTGCCGACGAACGTGAACCGTACGACGCCCGCGAGATCATTGCCCGCATCGTCGATGGCTCGCACTTTCTGGAATTCAAGGCCAGCTTCGACCGCGACACCCTGTGCGGCCATGCCCGCATCGACGGCCACCGCGTGGGCATCATCGCCAACAACGGCCCGATCCAGCCCACGGGTTCAGTGAAGGCCGCGCAGTTCATCCAGCTGTGCGACCAGAGCGGCACACCACTGGTGTTTTTGCAGAACACCACGGGCTACATGGTGGGCACGGCGGCCGAGCGGGCGGGTGCCATCAAGCACGGCAGCAAGATGATCCAGGCCGTGGCGAATGCGCGGGTGCCCAAGTTCACCATCGTGGTCGGCGGCTCGTTTGGTGCCGGCAACTACGGCATGTGCGGGCGCGGGTTTGATCCGGACTTCATCTTCACCTGGCCTACCGCGCGCACTGCCGTCATGGGCGGCGCGCAGGCGGCCATGGTCATGGAAATGATCAGCCGCGGCAAGTTGGAGCGCGCTGGCGTGCCGATGAACGAGCAGGCCGAGGCCGGTATCCAGGCCATGAGCGACCAGCTCAGGCGGCGCCTGGATGCCGAGTCGGACGTGCTGTTCGGCACCGCCCGCCTGTGGGACGACGGAATCATCGACCCGCGCGACACCCGCAGCGTGCTGGCGCAATGCCTGGCCATGGCGCACGACGCCCGCGCGCGCGCGCTGCGCCCCAACACCTTTGGCGTGGCGCGCTTCTAA
- a CDS encoding acyl-CoA dehydrogenase family protein — MQFTPEHEQIADTVRKFVANEINPFTAEWEKAGIFPARALFKKMGDLGLLGIKYPTEFGGMGLDFSYSMVMAEALGDCNVGGVPMAIGVQTDMCTPALARFGSDELRKEFLAPAIAGDMVGCIGVSEVTGGSDVAALKTTARKDGGDYVINGSKMWITNGMQADWCCLLANTSDGPVHKNKSLILVPMDAPGITRQKIEKIGMHSSDTAQLFFDNVRVPQRNLIGQEGAGFMFQMLQFQEERLYGAAGCLRSLDKLIDRTIEYTRQRQTFGQPILNNQVVHFRLAELRTEVEALRALTYRAVESYVSGKDVTKLASMAKLKAGRLSREVADSCLQYWGGMGFTADNPISQAYRDSRLISIGGGADEIMLGIICKLEGTLPERK; from the coding sequence ATGCAATTCACCCCCGAGCACGAGCAGATTGCCGACACCGTGCGCAAGTTTGTCGCCAACGAGATCAACCCCTTCACGGCCGAATGGGAAAAGGCCGGCATCTTCCCCGCACGCGCGCTCTTCAAGAAGATGGGCGACCTGGGCCTGCTGGGCATCAAGTACCCCACCGAATTTGGCGGAATGGGGCTGGACTTCAGCTACTCCATGGTGATGGCCGAGGCCCTGGGCGATTGCAACGTGGGCGGCGTACCCATGGCCATTGGCGTGCAGACGGACATGTGCACCCCGGCGCTGGCGCGCTTTGGCTCGGACGAGCTGCGCAAGGAGTTTCTGGCCCCCGCCATTGCCGGTGACATGGTGGGCTGCATCGGCGTGAGCGAGGTCACCGGCGGCTCCGACGTCGCCGCCCTCAAGACCACGGCGCGCAAGGACGGTGGCGACTATGTCATCAATGGCTCCAAGATGTGGATCACCAACGGCATGCAGGCCGACTGGTGCTGCCTGCTGGCCAACACCTCGGACGGCCCGGTGCACAAGAACAAGTCGCTCATCCTGGTGCCCATGGATGCGCCCGGCATCACGCGCCAGAAGATCGAGAAGATCGGCATGCATTCGAGCGACACGGCGCAGCTGTTCTTTGACAACGTGCGCGTACCCCAGCGCAACCTGATTGGCCAGGAAGGCGCGGGCTTCATGTTCCAGATGCTGCAGTTCCAGGAAGAGCGCCTGTACGGCGCGGCCGGCTGCCTGCGCTCGCTCGACAAGCTGATCGACCGGACCATCGAATACACCCGCCAGCGCCAGACCTTCGGCCAGCCCATTCTGAACAACCAGGTGGTGCACTTTCGCCTGGCTGAGCTGCGCACCGAGGTCGAAGCGTTGCGTGCCCTCACCTACCGCGCCGTGGAGTCCTATGTCTCCGGCAAGGACGTCACCAAACTCGCTTCCATGGCCAAGCTCAAAGCCGGGCGCCTCTCGCGCGAAGTGGCCGACAGCTGCCTGCAGTACTGGGGCGGCATGGGCTTCACTGCCGACAACCCCATCTCGCAGGCCTACCGCGACAGCCGACTCATCTCCATCGGCGGCGGTGCTGACGAAATCATGCTGGGGATCATCTGCAAGCTCGAAGGCACGCTGCCCGAAAGGAAGTGA
- a CDS encoding enoyl-CoA hydratase/isomerase family protein produces MKTEAITALNTGAVLEITLNRPEVRNAMSLAMVGELRQALAQAESTVGTAQAIRVVVLRGAGGHFCAGGDLKDMAAARMRTLQNAGDAADPIAHVNAEFGHLCAAFANTPLALVVVLEGTVMGGGFGLACVADVAIATETARFRLPETSLGVVPAQIAPFLVERLGYSQAKRLAVTGGRLDAAQALAMGLVHQQVATGEVDAAVQAVLANILACAPGALAATKALMAKARWSAPADLVDEAAAIFSRAVQGPEGQEGTSAFLQKRKPNWVPA; encoded by the coding sequence ATGAAAACGGAAGCTATTACCGCTTTAAATACGGGCGCTGTGCTCGAAATTACCTTGAATCGCCCCGAGGTGCGCAACGCCATGTCTTTGGCCATGGTGGGTGAGTTGCGCCAAGCGCTTGCGCAGGCCGAATCCACGGTAGGCACGGCACAGGCCATCCGCGTGGTGGTGCTGCGCGGTGCGGGTGGGCATTTCTGCGCCGGGGGCGACCTCAAGGACATGGCAGCGGCCCGCATGCGCACCTTGCAGAACGCGGGCGACGCTGCCGATCCCATTGCCCACGTGAACGCCGAATTTGGCCACCTCTGCGCGGCGTTTGCCAACACCCCGCTGGCGCTAGTGGTGGTGCTGGAGGGCACGGTGATGGGCGGTGGCTTTGGTCTGGCCTGCGTGGCCGATGTGGCGATTGCCACTGAGACCGCCCGCTTCCGACTGCCCGAAACGTCGCTCGGCGTGGTGCCCGCGCAGATTGCACCTTTTCTCGTCGAACGGCTGGGCTACTCGCAGGCCAAGCGCCTGGCCGTGACCGGCGGGCGGCTCGATGCAGCCCAGGCATTGGCCATGGGCCTGGTGCACCAGCAGGTGGCGACAGGCGAAGTGGATGCCGCAGTGCAAGCCGTGTTGGCCAACATCCTGGCCTGCGCGCCCGGTGCGTTGGCGGCCACCAAGGCGCTGATGGCCAAGGCCCGCTGGAGCGCTCCCGCCGATTTGGTGGACGAAGCCGCCGCCATCTTCTCGCGCGCCGTGCAGGGCCCCGAGGGCCAGGAAGGCACGAGCGCATTTCTGCAAAAACGCAAACCAAACTGGGTTCCGGCATGA